Part of the Pseudomonas lijiangensis genome is shown below.
TTTCCACCACATGCAATGAACTTCCTGTTTGATGCAATTAACCGTCCCCCGCAGGACGTGATGTAAAAAGCGATAACGTCATCGCTGATAGACACGGCAAAGCCCTGACTCGCTATCGGAAGGTTGTGAGGCCCGAATGGCGAGTGGGTGTTTTTTCAGAGGGGAGGCGAGAAGGTAAAGGCAAAAAGAATGCAGCGACGACTGTTCGTCACCTGGCCATCTAGCCAGGCCATGTCCTTGTGGGCATGCATCAGATATAACGACGGGTTCACTAGGGAAAGCGACATGGGAGATATCAATAGTCAGATAATTGCCCATACGTCTATGCCGTATGTGCAGTATTCAATTACAGGCAGATAACCGTAAACCTGAATAACCTGTTATCTGCCAACCCTTGTAAAATGCAGCGTCCTGATCTGGTATTGATGCTTATCGTGAGTGCTCTCTTCTTGAGGGCTGACGATAAGTTGTCCGAGCTTACGCCAGCCTTTTATTGAAATTCAATCCCTGCACGCCATGAAAAACTTTCAACCAGTGACTTATTCATCTTGCCCACCCTTGTGAGCGCGTTCTTTATTCGTCTCTGCATCATGGACAAGGCTGGTGCGCGTTTTCAGACCTGGGTGAGAAACGCCGTACGAGCCAGATAACCCATGAGACCAGATGCAATTTTGCTCTTGCTCCGCTAGCATTAGCGGTCTTCCGCTTCCCAGTTGCGACGGTTTTCAATGAGTTATCAGGTTCTTGCACGTAAATGGCGTCCGCGCTCGTTCCGCGAAATGGTCGGCCAGACTCATGTGCTGAAGGCCCTGATCAATGCGCTGGACAGCCAGCGGCTGCACCATGCCTATCTGTTCACCGGCACCCGTGGCGTCGGCAAGACGACCATTGCGCGGATCATCGCCAAGTGCCTGAACTGCGAAACCGGCATTACTTCAACGCCTTGCGGCACGTGTTCGGTCTGTCAGGAAATCGACGAGGGCCGTTTTGTCGACCTGATCGAGATCGACGCCGCGAGCCGGACCAAGGTCGAGGACACCCGCGAGTTGCTGGATAACGTCCAGTACGCACCGAGCCGCGGGCGCTTCAAGGTCTACCTGATCGACGAAGTGCACATGCTGTCCAGCCACTCGTTCAATGCGCTGCTCAAGACCCTTGAAGAGCCGCCGCCCTACGTCAAGTTCATCCTGGCGACCACCGACCCGCAAAAGCTGCCGGCCACGATTCTGTCGCGCTGCCTGCAGTTCTCGCTGAAAAACATGACCCCCGAGCGTGTGGTCGAGCACTTGAGCCATGTGCTGGGTGTCGAGAATGTGCCGTTCGAGGACGACGCGCTCTGGCTGTTGGGCCGTGCGGCCGATGGTTCGATGCGTGATGCCATGAGCCTGACCGATCAGGCGATTGCTTTCGGTGAAGGCAAGGTCATGGCGGCGGATGTGCGCGCCATGCTGGGCACGCTGGATCATGGTCAGGTGTTCGATGTGCTGACCGCCTTGCTTGAGGGCGATGCACGCGGGTTGCTGGAGGCCGTGCGTCATCTGGCCGAGCAGGGGCCTGACTGGAATGGCGTGCTGTCGGAGATTCTCAACGTCCTGCACCGCGTGGCCATTGCCCAGGCGCTGCCCGAGGGTGTCGACAACGGTCATGGTGACCGTGATCGCGTACTGGCGCTGGCCCAGGCGCTGCCCGCCGAAGATGTACAGTTCTATTACCAGATGGGCCTGATCGGACGTCGCGATCTTCCTCTGGCGCCGGACCCGCGTGGCGGCTTTGAAATGGTGCTGCTGCGCATGCTGGCCTTCCGGCCTGCCGAGAGCGCCGATGCGCCGAGACAGCCGCTAAAGCCAGTGGGGATCAACCAGGCCGCAGTTGATTCCCGGCCTCCGGTGGCAGTTGCCACTGCCGTTGCTCCCGTCACGCCTGTTGCTGCGCCGGCTCCGGTTGTCGCGCCTGCGCCTGTCGTTGAAAAACCTGCGCCCGAGCCCGTGCAGCCGCCTGTTCAAGACGCTGCGCCGGTCGAGGAAATCGATCTGCCATGGATCGAGTCCAAGGCGCCTGTTGCCGAGCCGGTGCCTGAGCCTGTCGCCGAGCCAGAGCCGGAGCCCGTGCTGGAAACCGTGGCCGAGCAGCCCGAGCTGACGCCGATGCCTGCGCCCGAGCCTGCCAGCCCGGTGCCGGATGCGCCGCAGGTCCAGCAGCCCGAGCCGGTGGCCGAGCAGCAGGTGACTCCGGGCATGCTTGAGGCGATTCCGGATTCGGCCTATATGTCCGCCCCGATGGATCGCGACGACGAGCCGCCTGCGGATGACGATTATGTAGAGCCGGATATCGACATCGATCCTGCTTCCTATAGCTATCTCGATGAGCTGGCCCACGAAAGTGTCACCGAAGCCGAGCCATCTGAGCCCGAGCCAGAACCGGCTGCAATGCCGGCCACGGGCCTTGCGCTGCAATGGCTGGAAATGTTCCCGCAGTTGCCGATTTCAGGCATGACAGGCAGCATCGCCGCCAACTGCACACTGATCAAGGCCGAAGGCGATAACTGGCTGCTGCACCTGGACCCGGCCCACAGCGCCTTGTTCAACTCGACTCAGCAGCGTCGCCTCAATGATGCGTTGAACCAGTTCCATGGCCGCACGATCAATTTGAGTATCGAGCTGATCAAGCCCGAGCAGGAAACCCCGGCTCAGGCGGCGTCCCGCTTGCGTGCCGAGCGTCAGCGTCAGGCCGAGGCTTCGATTCATGCCGATCCGTTCATCCAGCAGATGTTGCAACAGTTTGGCGCAGTGATCCGGGAGGATACGATCAAACCCGTGGACGCTCCCGTAGCGCAGACTCATTAACTGACGGCTCGACGCCTGTGGCGTTGCGCAAACGAACCATCCATTTTCGAGGAGATATCCCATGATGAAAGGTGGCATGGCTGGCCTGATGAAGCAGGCCCAGCAAATGCAGGAAAAAATGGCCAAGATGCAGGAAGAGCTGGCCAACGCGGAAGTGACCGGCCAATCGGGCGCAGGCCTGGTGAGCGTGGTGATGACCGGTCGTCATGACGTCAAGCGCATCACGCTGGATGACAGCCTGATGCAGGAAGACAAGGAAGTGCTGGAAGATCTGGTGGCTGCCGCCGTCAACGACGCCGTGCGCAAGGTCGAACAGGCCAGCCAGGAAAAGACCGCCAGCATGACCGCAGGCATGCAATTGCCGCCGGGCATGAAGCTGCCTTTCTAAGGCCGGTTCTCTGCACCGATCAATGCCAGGCCCAGTGCCTGGCATTTTTTTGTCCTGCCTTCAGGAGACCAGTTGTGGGAGGGGCCTTGGCCGCGACGACTTGTTTGAAGGCAACACATTTTCAGCGCCTTCACACTTGGTCGTCGCGGCCAAGGCCCCTCCCACGGATTGTGCCCCCAGTAGCACCGGCAACAAAGCACGCTGGGTTTGGTTGACGCTCACAGCAAGGCACGGGTATAAACCGCGTCTTGTGTTTTTGTCGGACCTTTCTCCATGAGCTTCAGCCCCCTGATTCGCCAACTGATCGATGCCTTTCGCGTGCTGCCGGGTGTCGGTCAGAAAACCGCTCAACGCATGGCGTTGCAGTTGCTGGAGCGGGACCGCAGCGGTGGCTCGCGCCTCGCACTGGCGTTGAGCCAGGCCATGGAAGGTGTCGGTCACTGCCGCTCCTGTCGCACCCTGACCGAAGAAGACCTGTGCCCGCAATGCGCCGATCCTCGTCGCGACGACACGCTGCTGTGCGTGGTCGAAGGGCCGACGGATGTCTATGCGGTGGAACAGACCGGCTATCGCGGCCGTTACTTCGTGCTCAAGGGCCACCTGTCGCCACTGGACGGTCTGGGTCCTGAAGCCATTGGCATCCCGCAATTGCTGGAGCGCATCAACGAGCAGGGCACCTTCACGGAAGTGATTCTGGCCACCAACCCGACAGTGGAAGGTGAAGCCACGGCGCATTACATCGCCCAGTTGCTCAATGAAAAAGGCCTGATCGCTTCACGCATCGCCCATGGTGTGCCATTGGGTGGCGAGCTGGATCTGGTGGATGGCGGGACACTGGCGCATTCGTTTGCAGGGCGCAAGCCGATAGCCTTGTGAGGTTTTTTCGCGACTGAATTCGCTCCCACTGTAGGAGCGAATTCATTCGCGAACAGAGGCAAATTACTGCTCGTTCAGCGCA
Proteins encoded:
- the dnaX gene encoding DNA polymerase III subunit gamma/tau, which produces MSYQVLARKWRPRSFREMVGQTHVLKALINALDSQRLHHAYLFTGTRGVGKTTIARIIAKCLNCETGITSTPCGTCSVCQEIDEGRFVDLIEIDAASRTKVEDTRELLDNVQYAPSRGRFKVYLIDEVHMLSSHSFNALLKTLEEPPPYVKFILATTDPQKLPATILSRCLQFSLKNMTPERVVEHLSHVLGVENVPFEDDALWLLGRAADGSMRDAMSLTDQAIAFGEGKVMAADVRAMLGTLDHGQVFDVLTALLEGDARGLLEAVRHLAEQGPDWNGVLSEILNVLHRVAIAQALPEGVDNGHGDRDRVLALAQALPAEDVQFYYQMGLIGRRDLPLAPDPRGGFEMVLLRMLAFRPAESADAPRQPLKPVGINQAAVDSRPPVAVATAVAPVTPVAAPAPVVAPAPVVEKPAPEPVQPPVQDAAPVEEIDLPWIESKAPVAEPVPEPVAEPEPEPVLETVAEQPELTPMPAPEPASPVPDAPQVQQPEPVAEQQVTPGMLEAIPDSAYMSAPMDRDDEPPADDDYVEPDIDIDPASYSYLDELAHESVTEAEPSEPEPEPAAMPATGLALQWLEMFPQLPISGMTGSIAANCTLIKAEGDNWLLHLDPAHSALFNSTQQRRLNDALNQFHGRTINLSIELIKPEQETPAQAASRLRAERQRQAEASIHADPFIQQMLQQFGAVIREDTIKPVDAPVAQTH
- a CDS encoding YbaB/EbfC family nucleoid-associated protein encodes the protein MMKGGMAGLMKQAQQMQEKMAKMQEELANAEVTGQSGAGLVSVVMTGRHDVKRITLDDSLMQEDKEVLEDLVAAAVNDAVRKVEQASQEKTASMTAGMQLPPGMKLPF
- the recR gene encoding recombination mediator RecR, producing the protein MSFSPLIRQLIDAFRVLPGVGQKTAQRMALQLLERDRSGGSRLALALSQAMEGVGHCRSCRTLTEEDLCPQCADPRRDDTLLCVVEGPTDVYAVEQTGYRGRYFVLKGHLSPLDGLGPEAIGIPQLLERINEQGTFTEVILATNPTVEGEATAHYIAQLLNEKGLIASRIAHGVPLGGELDLVDGGTLAHSFAGRKPIAL